One genomic segment of Macaca fascicularis isolate 582-1 chromosome 19, T2T-MFA8v1.1 includes these proteins:
- the SERTAD1 gene encoding SERTA domain-containing protein 1, with protein MLSKGLKRKREEEEEKEPLAVDAWWLDPGHASVAQAPPAVASSSLFDLSVLKLHHSLQQSEPDLRHLVLVVNTLRRIQASMAPAAALPPVPSPPAAPSVADNLLASSDAALSASMASLLEDLSHIEGLSQAPQPLADEGPPGRSIGGAAPSLGALDLLGPATGCLLDDGLEGLFEDIDTSMYDNELWAPASEGLKPGPEDGPGKEEALELDEAELDYLMDVLVGTQALERPPGPGR; from the coding sequence ATGCTGAGCAAGGGTCTGAAGCGGAaacgggaggaggaggaggagaaggaaccTCTGGCAGTCGACGCCTGGTGGCTGGATCCTGGCCACGCATCAGTGGCACAGGCACCCCCAGCTGTGGCCTCTAGCTCCCTCTTTGACCTCTCGGTGCTCAAGCTCCACCACAGCCTGCAGCAGAGTGAGCCGGACCTGCGGCACCTGGTGCTGGTGGTGAACACTCTGCGGCGCATCCAGGCGTCCATGGCCCCCGCGGCTGCTCTGCCACCTGTGCCCAGCCCACCTGCTGCCCCCAGTGTGGCCGACAACCTACTGGCAAGCTCAGACGCTGCCCTCTCAGCCTCCATGGCCAGCCTCCTGGAGGACCTCAGCCACATTGAGGGCCTGAGTCAGGCTCCCCAACCCCTAGCAGACGAGGGGCCACCAGGCCGTAGCATCGGGGGAGCTGCGCCCAGCCTGGGTGCCTTGGACCTGCTGGGCCCAGCCACTGGCTGTCTACTGGACGATGGGCTCGAGGGCCTGTTTGAGGATATTGACACCTCTATGTATGACAATGAACTTTGGGCACCAGCCTCTGAGGGCCTCAAACCAGGTCCTGAGGATGGGCCGGGCAAAGAGGAAGCTCTGGAGCTGGACGAGGCCGAACTGGACTACCTCATGGACGTGCTGGTGGGCACACAGGCACTGGAGCGGCCGCCGGGGCCAGGGCGCTGA